The window AATACGCTCGAAGCGCCCAGAGGAGCACCTTTCTTGACTCCGGCGGACAGATTTAGCCTAGAGCTTTCGTGCCGGTGGTCAAGAGGCAACTGAGGGAGGAAGTACCTAATTAGATGAGAGGTACTACCTAATCCTCTTTGCGTTTCCAGGAGGCCTTGCGCTCCGGGCGGACCCTGATCTGCGACTGCTCGGAGCCGGAGCCCTTGGATATGATTTCTGCCGTCCCGGTGATCAGCACCCCCCATTTCGGCTTGCCGTAGATGAGGATCGAGACCCTCGGGTCGGCCTCGATGTTGCGCATCTTGGCGGCGTTGGAGTCGGTCTCGAAGCGGATAGCACCGTCCTCCCACCGGACCCCGACCGGCGCCGCATGCGGGAAGCCGTCCCGGCCGTTGGTCGTCAGGACGCCGACGGTGCGGTCGGTTCTCTCCAGCTCCCAGTCCTCGAAGACGGGCCCGGTGGCTTCACCCGGCACGGGCGATCACCTCCACCTCGTTGCCCTCGGGGTCGTCTACGTAGAAGGTCCGCACGTCCTTGAGCACCGGGTGGACTCCCTCCCGCACCTCCAGGCCGTAGGTCCG is drawn from Actinomycetota bacterium and contains these coding sequences:
- a CDS encoding pyridoxamine 5'-phosphate oxidase family protein — encoded protein: MPGEATGPVFEDWELERTDRTVGVLTTNGRDGFPHAAPVGVRWEDGAIRFETDSNAAKMRNIEADPRVSILIYGKPKWGVLITGTAEIISKGSGSEQSQIRVRPERKASWKRKED